Proteins found in one Perognathus longimembris pacificus isolate PPM17 unplaced genomic scaffold, ASM2315922v1 HiC_scaffold_5472, whole genome shotgun sequence genomic segment:
- the LOC125345289 gene encoding protein STPG3-like, with protein sequence MDFDQKTVKFLANFYINDGKHWKHGSLRPRPPHPSEPEAEVLWWDGEQEEGSAMWLLKTKRGRRAPARPQPPPACQPVCTKTLPKLQVCPPEECWRICPGTLKELLLEQRPPILTDLDVPGPTKYEVPDASVRESSPHPRYTFGLKYPSREGGGRRAWQTSWLQSESPFTQKADFNREQKWPSPAQYMPISWPAFPAFSFGVSASKAPQGHSHSGWTRARRSRAHPPLQDPPQPPGEKRPSPNTYNILPGFGLQSRRSPAFSMSRSLGSTSWILSSRTPGPGTYYVEDCHNSRFPSAPGVVIQGVRRPKRHDTGPFCTL encoded by the exons ATGGATTTTGATCAGAAGACTGTGAAATTTCTGGCTAATTTTTACATCAATGACGGCAAacactggaagcatggctccttGAGGCCGAGGCCCCCTCATCCCTCGGA GCCCGAGGCTGAGGTGCTGTGGTGGGACGGGGAGCAGGAAGAGGGGTCTGCCATGTGGCTTCTGAAGACCAAGAGGGGCCGGAgggccccagcccggccccagcCGCCCCCCGCGTGCCAGCCCGTCTGCACCAAGACCCTGCCCAAGCTCCAAGTGTGCCCCCCGGAGGAGTGCTGGCGCATCTGCCCCGGGACCCTGAAGGAGCTGC TGCTGGAGCAGCGGCCCCCGATCCTGACCGACCTGGATGTCCCCGGCCCCACCAAGTACGAGGTGCCCGATGCGTCTGTGCGCGAGTCCTCCCCACATCCTCGCTACACCTTCGGCCTCAAGTACCCCAGCCGAG AGGGCGGTGGCCGCAGGGCATGGCAGACCTCCTGGCTCCAGAGCGAAAGCCCTTTCACTCAGAAGGCCGACTTCAATAGAGAGCAAAAG TGGCCATCGCCTGCCCAGTACATGCCCATCAGCTGGCCCGCCTTCCCGGCCTTCAGCTTTGGAGTCTCTGCCTCCAAGGCCCCTCAGGGCCACTCCCATTCCGGGTGGACCCGGGCCAGGCGTTCCCGTGCCCATCCCCCACTCCAGGATCCTCCACAGCCCCCTGGGGAGAAGCGCCCCAGCCCCAACACCTACAACATCCTGCCTGGATTCGGCCTGCAGAGCCGGCGCTCTCCAGCCTTCTCCATGAGCCGCTCACTGGGAAGTACTTCCTGGATCCTCTCCT CCCGAACTCCTGGCCCTGGTACCTACTATGTGGAGGACTGCCACAACTCCCGCTTCCCCTCTGCTCCAGGAGTGGTCATCCAGGGTGTGCGCAGACCCAAGCGCCATGACACAGGTCCCTTCTGTACACTCTAG